In Halobacterium sp. R2-5, the following are encoded in one genomic region:
- a CDS encoding thiamine pyrophosphate-binding protein produces MTRSGADLFVDSLESYGVTHLFGNPGTTELPLMQSLVESDLEYVLGLHEDVAVGAAAGYAMRRRYHSHEDPDVLPLGVANVHVAGGLAHGLGNLYNADVSGAPLLLTAGTHSLDFQHEEPILGGDLVTMADQFTKWSAEVKDVDALPDMLRRAVRTALTPPTGPVFLSIPVDVQQAETDQSPARLGQIPTAGRGDARAIDDAAAAVANADEPVVVLGDEVARSGAEAVDEAVRFAEAAGARVHGEILSYEVNIPTEHDQWQGVLSTKAAGAASAMDTDTLVFVGCSTNTTVTRPSTTLVPEHATCVHVTNDAWELGKHAPADVAVLGDPGQVLAELADRVAERVDEDERERRLGEVREWEDAHGREPVETEDGSLTKTGLARSLRRVAPDALVVSESVTAAPSLFDEFEFDATQLLGSKGGSLGYGLPASVGAAVAERQTGEGRSVLGYIGDGSYLYYPQTLYTAARYDLDLTVVVPDNGNYRILKENTAALMGGDADDYEYVGFDFDPPVDLVASAEAHGATGMRPDSAEAVDETLETALEREGPVVVDVPVTDD; encoded by the coding sequence ATGACTCGCTCGGGGGCGGACCTGTTCGTCGACAGTCTCGAATCGTACGGCGTCACGCACCTGTTTGGGAACCCAGGGACGACGGAACTGCCGCTCATGCAGTCTCTCGTCGAGAGCGACCTGGAGTACGTGCTCGGTCTGCACGAGGACGTCGCCGTCGGGGCCGCGGCAGGGTACGCCATGCGACGGCGGTATCACAGCCACGAGGACCCAGACGTGCTTCCACTGGGCGTCGCGAACGTCCACGTCGCCGGTGGTCTCGCCCACGGTCTCGGTAACCTCTACAACGCAGACGTCTCCGGCGCACCGCTGCTCCTCACCGCCGGCACACACAGTCTCGACTTCCAACACGAGGAGCCGATTCTCGGCGGCGACCTCGTCACGATGGCCGACCAGTTCACCAAGTGGAGCGCGGAGGTCAAAGACGTCGACGCGCTCCCCGACATGCTCCGCCGCGCCGTTCGCACTGCGCTAACACCGCCGACGGGTCCCGTCTTCCTCTCCATCCCCGTCGACGTCCAGCAGGCCGAAACGGACCAGTCACCGGCTCGGCTCGGTCAGATCCCGACTGCGGGCCGCGGCGATGCACGGGCCATCGACGACGCCGCGGCAGCCGTGGCCAACGCCGACGAGCCGGTCGTCGTTCTCGGCGACGAGGTCGCTCGGAGCGGGGCGGAGGCCGTCGACGAAGCGGTTCGTTTCGCGGAGGCCGCCGGCGCGAGGGTCCACGGTGAGATCCTCTCGTACGAGGTGAACATTCCGACGGAGCACGACCAGTGGCAGGGCGTCCTCTCGACGAAAGCGGCCGGCGCCGCGAGTGCGATGGACACGGATACGCTCGTCTTCGTCGGCTGTTCGACGAACACGACGGTCACCCGCCCGTCGACGACGTTAGTCCCCGAGCACGCGACCTGCGTTCACGTGACCAACGACGCGTGGGAGCTCGGCAAGCACGCCCCGGCCGACGTGGCCGTCCTCGGCGACCCGGGGCAAGTCCTCGCCGAGCTCGCAGACCGGGTCGCCGAGCGCGTCGACGAGGACGAACGCGAGCGCCGACTCGGCGAGGTACGCGAGTGGGAGGACGCGCACGGCCGCGAACCGGTGGAGACGGAAGACGGCTCCCTCACGAAGACGGGGCTCGCGCGGTCGCTCCGCCGAGTCGCACCAGACGCCCTCGTCGTCAGCGAGTCAGTCACGGCGGCGCCGTCGCTCTTCGACGAGTTCGAGTTCGACGCGACGCAACTCCTCGGGTCCAAAGGCGGCAGCCTCGGCTACGGCCTCCCGGCCAGTGTCGGCGCAGCTGTGGCCGAACGTCAGACCGGCGAGGGACGTTCTGTCCTCGGCTATATCGGCGACGGGTCGTACCTGTACTACCCCCAGACGCTCTACACGGCGGCGCGGTACGATCTCGACCTGACGGTCGTCGTGCCCGACAACGGCAACTATCGTATCCTCAAGGAGAACACCGCGGCGTTGATGGGCGGCGACGCCGACGACTACGAGTACGTCGGCTTCGACTTCGACCCGCCCGTCGACCTGGTGGCGAGCGCCGAGGCCCACGGCGCGACGGGAATGCGCCCTGATTCGGCCGAGGCGGTGGACGAAACGCTCGAAACCGCCCTCGAACGCGAGGGACCGGTCGTCGTAGACGTTCCCGTTACCGACGACTGA
- a CDS encoding acyltransferase, with protein MALAGERASVSRHDRLDRHPTPGPRNSLRHWPDAKRPLRVAFNYVVVVLARVCPSLRAKNWLLGLLGVTVGEGASWGLESTPDVFWPELITVGEDAIVGYDATLLCHEFLQEEYRTGEVVVGDRAMIGAGAVVLPGVTIGEDAQVAANSLVVEDVPPGETVAGVPAEPLDYEE; from the coding sequence ATGGCGCTCGCCGGCGAACGGGCGAGCGTGTCGCGCCACGACCGCCTCGACCGTCACCCGACGCCCGGCCCCCGGAACTCGCTGCGCCACTGGCCGGACGCCAAGCGCCCGCTGCGGGTCGCGTTCAACTACGTCGTCGTCGTGCTCGCCCGCGTCTGCCCGAGCCTCCGCGCGAAGAACTGGCTGCTCGGGCTGCTCGGTGTCACCGTCGGCGAGGGCGCCTCGTGGGGCCTCGAATCCACGCCGGACGTCTTCTGGCCCGAGCTGATTACGGTCGGCGAAGACGCCATCGTCGGCTACGACGCCACCCTGCTCTGCCACGAGTTCCTCCAGGAGGAGTACCGCACCGGCGAAGTCGTCGTCGGCGACCGCGCGATGATCGGCGCGGGCGCCGTCGTCCTCCCCGGGGTCACCATCGGCGAGGACGCGCAGGTCGCCGCGAACTCGCTGGTCGTCGAAGACGTGCCGCCCGGCGAGACGGTCGCGGGCGTCCCCGCCGAACCGCTCGACTACGAGGAGTGA
- a CDS encoding Gfo/Idh/MocA family oxidoreductase gives MQFGILSTANIGDESVVPAIEATDHEVRAVASRDADAAADYAERHGIPESYDSYDALLDADVDAVYVPLPNALHAEWTKRAADAGLHVLCEKPLAADAEEAVDVVEHCADAGVTLMEAFMYRYHPRTVRALDVARDELGDLRHVHAAFSFPLPQGPDVRVDPDLAGGALMDVGCYAVSAARQFLGEPALAAATTHDGRDCGVDTQVSGTFEFEDGATATIEAGFETRVHQTYRVEGTNGWLEAENAYNPGVEETVLRWGTDEKTVEERFDAVDAYRLEVEEFAAAVDAGRDPLTDGEEAVANMRAIDALYESDATGETVPL, from the coding sequence ATGCAGTTCGGCATCCTCTCGACGGCGAACATCGGCGACGAATCCGTCGTTCCTGCAATCGAAGCCACCGACCACGAGGTCCGCGCTGTCGCCTCCCGCGACGCGGACGCCGCGGCCGACTACGCCGAGCGCCACGGCATCCCCGAATCCTACGACAGCTACGACGCCCTGCTGGACGCGGACGTCGACGCCGTCTACGTCCCGCTTCCGAACGCCCTCCACGCCGAGTGGACGAAGCGCGCGGCCGACGCCGGCCTCCACGTCCTCTGCGAGAAGCCCCTCGCCGCGGACGCCGAGGAAGCGGTCGACGTGGTCGAGCACTGCGCTGACGCCGGCGTCACCCTCATGGAGGCGTTCATGTACCGCTACCACCCGCGGACGGTGCGCGCGCTCGACGTCGCTCGCGACGAGCTCGGCGACCTCCGGCACGTCCACGCCGCGTTCTCATTCCCGCTCCCGCAGGGCCCGGACGTCCGCGTCGACCCCGACCTCGCTGGCGGCGCGCTGATGGACGTCGGCTGTTACGCCGTCTCCGCCGCCCGCCAGTTCCTCGGCGAACCCGCGCTCGCGGCCGCGACTACCCACGACGGCCGGGACTGCGGCGTCGACACTCAGGTCTCGGGCACCTTCGAGTTCGAGGACGGCGCCACCGCCACGATCGAAGCGGGCTTCGAGACGCGCGTCCACCAGACGTACCGCGTCGAGGGCACGAACGGCTGGCTGGAGGCCGAGAACGCCTACAACCCCGGCGTCGAGGAGACGGTGCTGCGCTGGGGGACCGACGAGAAGACCGTCGAGGAGCGCTTCGACGCCGTCGACGCCTACCGCCTCGAAGTCGAGGAGTTCGCTGCCGCGGTCGACGCCGGTCGCGACCCGCTCACGGACGGCGAGGAAGCCGTCGCGAACATGCGCGCCATCGACGCGCTCTACGAGTCCGACGCGACCGGCGAGACGGTGCCGCTGTAG
- a CDS encoding TrmB family transcriptional regulator produces the protein MSARQLPTGVESPRGKLVYLYLSTNESASLDELHGELDVPRITLYSVLKTLRGRGLVEQDGDEYVAARPL, from the coding sequence ATGTCTGCTCGACAACTGCCGACCGGGGTGGAGTCGCCGCGCGGGAAGCTGGTCTACCTCTACCTCTCCACGAACGAGAGCGCCTCGCTGGACGAGCTCCACGGCGAACTCGACGTGCCGAGAATAACGCTGTACAGCGTGCTCAAGACGCTGCGCGGACGGGGCCTGGTCGAACAGGACGGCGACGAGTACGTCGCCGCGCGCCCGCTCTAG
- a CDS encoding HEWD family protein, which produces MAEIRAPEERTCTDCGRSERWDDDAGAWRVDEEVGDVYCVHSWDVTGTFAPVEEP; this is translated from the coding sequence ATGGCCGAAATTCGAGCCCCCGAGGAGCGGACCTGCACGGACTGCGGGCGCTCCGAGCGCTGGGACGACGACGCCGGCGCGTGGCGCGTCGACGAGGAGGTCGGTGACGTCTACTGCGTCCACTCCTGGGACGTCACCGGCACGTTCGCCCCGGTGGAGGAGCCCTAG